In the Pungitius pungitius chromosome 5, fPunPun2.1, whole genome shotgun sequence genome, one interval contains:
- the wdr31 gene encoding WD repeat-containing protein 31 isoform X1 has translation MIPSLGSYSTSVCNEGLSTRSVKSHPATVCRCGCRILADMGKLQSKFRKRSELYRASQGEKVDNTCDSQVVQYEPAHHGSISTVTNLSPDLCVSGGSDQAVVVYDWKQGRMCQSFQGHNREVTKVMCYPGSTWIFSASRDKTVLMWDLNQGDEPIQEFCGHELVVNGLAISPEGRKLCTGSRDNWMCLWDIESAKCEQRTNISRNLVTHVCWVPSSSSLVQTSEDKTIRVWDSRTWQVTNTFPAKQYIQTHCDVSPNGNYLVSSSNGFGGQGCEATLWDLRQPGCKVVEYRGHLQTAACCMFLPTPPDGAAQVATSSHDGSVKIWDQNSAVCLGTLCLDGAGPLVSLAPTDSTNLLCASFNNGLHHLQVGHQAQGFGAESGAAGGTEIKVVSRF, from the exons ATTCCAAGCTTGGGGAGCTATTCAACCTCTGTCTGTAATGAAGGTCTTTCTACCAGGTCTGTAAAGAGCCACCCAGCCACAG TGTGTCGGTGTGGCTGCAGGATCCTAGCAGACATGGGCAAACTACAAAGCAAGTTTCGCAAGAGGTCGGAACTCTACAG GGCATCGCAGGGGGAGAAGGTAGACAATACCTGTGACAGTCAGGTGGTGCAGTATGAACCTGCCCATCATGGCTCCATCAGCACTGTCACAAATCTTAGCCcagatttgtgtgtttctggtgGGAGTGACCAG GCTGTTGTGGTGTATGACTGGAAACAAGGCCGGATGTGTCAGTCCTTCCAGGGACACAACCgtgaggttaccaag GTGATGTGCTATCCAGGCAGTACGTGGATCTTTAGTGCCTCACGGGACAAGACTGTTCTGATGTGGGACCTAAACCAGGGGGACGAACCTATTCAGGAATTCTGTGGGCATGAATTGGTGGTCAATGGACTGGCCATCAGccctg AGGGGAGAAAGCTGTGCACCGGTTCCCGTGACAACTGGATGTGCCTGTGGGATATAGAATCTGCTAAATGTGAACAGAGAACCAACATTTCTAGAAACctg GTGACTCATGTGTGCTGGGTGCCAAGCAGCTCCTCTCTAGTCCAGACCTCCGAAGATAAGACCATAAG GGTGTGGGACAGCCGAACATGGCAGGTGACCAATACTTTTCCAGCCAAGCAGTACATCCAGACCCACTGTGATGTTTCTCCAAACGGAAACTACTTGGTGTCCAGCAGCAACGGCTTCGGGGGCCAAGGCTGTGAAGCCACG CTGTGGGACCTGCGTCAGCCCGGCTGCAAGGTGGTCGAGTACAGAGGACACCTCCAGACCGCCGCCTGCTGTATGTTTCTGCCGACGCCTCCTGACGGAGCAGCTCAGGTTGCAACGTCCTCTCACGACGGCTCCGTCAAGATCTGGGATCAGAACTCTGCag TCTGCCTGGGGACGCTGTGTCTGGACGGTGCTGGTCCACTGGTTAGCCTGGCCCCCACTGACTCCACCAACCTGCTGTGTGCCAGCTTCAACAACGGCCTTCATCACCTCCAGGTGGGCCACCAGGCTCAGGGTTTCGGGGCAGAGTCGGGCGCAGCTGGCGGCACGGAAATAAAAGTTGTGTCACGCTTCTGA
- the wdr31 gene encoding WD repeat-containing protein 31 isoform X2: protein MGKLQSKFRKRSELYRASQGEKVDNTCDSQVVQYEPAHHGSISTVTNLSPDLCVSGGSDQAVVVYDWKQGRMCQSFQGHNREVTKVMCYPGSTWIFSASRDKTVLMWDLNQGDEPIQEFCGHELVVNGLAISPEGRKLCTGSRDNWMCLWDIESAKCEQRTNISRNLVTHVCWVPSSSSLVQTSEDKTIRVWDSRTWQVTNTFPAKQYIQTHCDVSPNGNYLVSSSNGFGGQGCEATLWDLRQPGCKVVEYRGHLQTAACCMFLPTPPDGAAQVATSSHDGSVKIWDQNSAVCLGTLCLDGAGPLVSLAPTDSTNLLCASFNNGLHHLQVGHQAQGFGAESGAAGGTEIKVVSRF from the exons ATGGGCAAACTACAAAGCAAGTTTCGCAAGAGGTCGGAACTCTACAG GGCATCGCAGGGGGAGAAGGTAGACAATACCTGTGACAGTCAGGTGGTGCAGTATGAACCTGCCCATCATGGCTCCATCAGCACTGTCACAAATCTTAGCCcagatttgtgtgtttctggtgGGAGTGACCAG GCTGTTGTGGTGTATGACTGGAAACAAGGCCGGATGTGTCAGTCCTTCCAGGGACACAACCgtgaggttaccaag GTGATGTGCTATCCAGGCAGTACGTGGATCTTTAGTGCCTCACGGGACAAGACTGTTCTGATGTGGGACCTAAACCAGGGGGACGAACCTATTCAGGAATTCTGTGGGCATGAATTGGTGGTCAATGGACTGGCCATCAGccctg AGGGGAGAAAGCTGTGCACCGGTTCCCGTGACAACTGGATGTGCCTGTGGGATATAGAATCTGCTAAATGTGAACAGAGAACCAACATTTCTAGAAACctg GTGACTCATGTGTGCTGGGTGCCAAGCAGCTCCTCTCTAGTCCAGACCTCCGAAGATAAGACCATAAG GGTGTGGGACAGCCGAACATGGCAGGTGACCAATACTTTTCCAGCCAAGCAGTACATCCAGACCCACTGTGATGTTTCTCCAAACGGAAACTACTTGGTGTCCAGCAGCAACGGCTTCGGGGGCCAAGGCTGTGAAGCCACG CTGTGGGACCTGCGTCAGCCCGGCTGCAAGGTGGTCGAGTACAGAGGACACCTCCAGACCGCCGCCTGCTGTATGTTTCTGCCGACGCCTCCTGACGGAGCAGCTCAGGTTGCAACGTCCTCTCACGACGGCTCCGTCAAGATCTGGGATCAGAACTCTGCag TCTGCCTGGGGACGCTGTGTCTGGACGGTGCTGGTCCACTGGTTAGCCTGGCCCCCACTGACTCCACCAACCTGCTGTGTGCCAGCTTCAACAACGGCCTTCATCACCTCCAGGTGGGCCACCAGGCTCAGGGTTTCGGGGCAGAGTCGGGCGCAGCTGGCGGCACGGAAATAAAAGTTGTGTCACGCTTCTGA
- the bri3bp gene encoding BRI3-binding protein, with the protein MKGIGVLVVFLALSASLPNTAEAGRSKTSNQNSFRRAANGIYQTLSGVFGEDNIRGMYKFFSKTTERFVHGVDSFLDTIWKIWSDLLDVMGIESSNLSHYFSPTSLTNSPARALLLVAAVLVAYWFLSMFLGGFFYLLHAVFGRFFWLARVLLFALSCLYILQKFEGDPERAVLPLCFVMAVYFMTGPVGAYWRRGGGAGSLEEKIDHLDTQIRLLNIRLSRVIDGLERAGDQ; encoded by the exons ATGAAGGGGATCGGGGTCTTGGTGGTTTTCTTGGCGCTTTCCGCCTCTCTGCCGAACACCGCCGAAGCGGGCAGGAGCAAGACCAGCAACCAGAACAGCTTCCGACGGGCAGCTAATGGCATCTACCAGACCCTCAGCGGGGTTTTCGGAGAGGACAACATTAGAGGGATGTACAAG TTCTTCTCCAAAACCACAGAGCGGTTTGTCCATGGAGTGGACTCCTTCCTCGACACCATCTGGAAGATCTGGTCAGATTTACTCGATGTGATGGGCATCGAAT CTTCCAACCTCAGCCACTACTTCAGCCCCACGTCTCTTACCAACTCCCCGGCGCGCGCCCTGCTCCTGGTCGCCGCGGTGCTCGTGGCCTACTGGTTCCTCTCCATGTTCCTGGGCGGCTTCTTCTACCTGCTGCACGCCGTGTTCGGGCGCTTcttctggctggcgcgcgtcctgCTCTTCGCCCTCTCCTGCCTCTACATCCTGCAGAAGTTCGAGGGGGACCCCGAGCGCGCCGTGCTGCCGCTGTGCTTCGTCATGGCGGTGTACTTCATGACGGGGCCCGTCGGCGCCTACTGGCGTCGGGGAGGAGGGGCCGGTTCGCTGGAAGAGAAAATCGACCACCTGGACACCCAGATCCGGCTGCTGAACATCCGGCTGAGCCGCGTCATAGACGGCCTGGAGCGTGCCGGGGACCAGTAG